Proteins encoded by one window of Microcoleus sp. FACHB-68:
- a CDS encoding ssl1498 family light-harvesting-like protein, with protein MPYINEEGGRLNNFAIEPKIYKAEAPSQAQQRNYIVLGVVATALIGGLMFVAFSVSNVS; from the coding sequence ATGCCATATATCAACGAAGAAGGCGGACGGCTAAACAATTTCGCTATTGAGCCAAAAATTTATAAAGCTGAAGCCCCCAGCCAGGCTCAACAGCGGAACTATATTGTTTTAGGCGTTGTAGCAACCGCGCTTATTGGCGGATTGATGTTTGTCGCCTTCTCTGTCTCGAATGTCAGCTAA
- a CDS encoding thiazole synthase translates to MLTYPTPIQANSALTVQDSVLTIAGKTFHSRLMTGTGKYRSIEQMQQSVIASNCQIVTVAVRRVQTKAPGHEGLAEALDWTKIWMLPNTAGCQTAEEAIRVARLGREMAKLLGQEDNNFVKLEVIPDSKYLLPDPIGTLQAAEQLVKEGFAVLPYINADPMLAKRLEEAGCATVMPLGSPIGSGQGITTAANIQIIIENAKVPVVVDAGIGTPSEAAQAMEMGADALLINSAIAMAKHPAAMAKAMGMAAEAGRLAYLAGRMPVKAGASASSPLTGTIAD, encoded by the coding sequence ATGCTCACTTATCCCACCCCAATTCAAGCGAATTCTGCCCTAACCGTTCAGGATTCTGTCTTAACGATTGCCGGTAAAACCTTTCACTCTCGCTTAATGACCGGCACCGGCAAGTATCGCAGCATTGAACAGATGCAGCAAAGTGTCATAGCAAGCAATTGCCAGATTGTAACGGTTGCGGTGCGGCGCGTGCAAACCAAGGCACCGGGCCATGAAGGATTAGCAGAGGCATTGGATTGGACGAAAATCTGGATGCTGCCGAATACTGCCGGCTGTCAAACGGCGGAAGAAGCGATTCGGGTGGCGCGTTTGGGGCGGGAAATGGCGAAACTTTTGGGGCAGGAGGATAATAATTTTGTCAAGTTAGAAGTGATTCCGGACTCAAAATATCTGCTGCCTGATCCGATTGGCACCTTGCAAGCGGCGGAACAGTTGGTGAAGGAAGGCTTTGCTGTCCTGCCTTATATTAATGCTGATCCGATGCTGGCGAAGCGTTTAGAGGAAGCCGGTTGCGCCACAGTGATGCCTTTGGGTTCGCCGATTGGTTCGGGACAGGGAATTACAACTGCTGCGAATATTCAAATTATTATTGAGAATGCGAAGGTGCCGGTGGTGGTGGATGCCGGCATTGGAACGCCTTCTGAAGCGGCGCAAGCGATGGAGATGGGGGCGGATGCGCTGTTAATTAATTCCGCAATTGCGATGGCTAAACATCCAGCGGCGATGGCGAAGGCGATGGGAATGGCAGCAGAGGCGGGGCGTTTGGCTTATCTGGCGGGACGGATGCCGGTTAAAGCCGGTGCGAGTGCGAGTTCTCCTCTGACGGGTACAATTGCCGATTGA
- the cimA gene encoding citramalate synthase: MTSPTSNQIWIYDTTLRDGAQREGLSLSIEDKLRIARKLDQMGIPFIEGGWPGANPKDVQFFWQLKEEPLQQAEVVAFCSTRRPGTTAAEDTMLQPILAAGTRWVTIFGKSWDLQVTEGLKTSLDENLAMIRDTIEFLKSSGRRVIYDAEHWFDGYKQNRDYALQTLEAAMAAGAEWLVLCDTNGGTLPHEIADIVRDVVKAISPIPHAPSPMPNAQSPMPNAPSPMPKLGIHTHNDSETAVANALAAVIAGARMVQGTMNGYGERCGNANLCSVIPNLQLKLGFSCIEAERLAQLADTSRFISEVVNLAPDEHAAFVGRSAFAHKGGIHVSAVERNPLTYEHIQPELVGNQRRIVISEQSGLSNVLAKARTFGIDLDKQDPQCRQILHRLKELESEGYQFEGAEASFDLLMRAALGCRRQFFELKGFRVHCDIAAGVESYALATIKVAVNGKDLLEAAEGNGPVSALDAALRKALVNFYPEIAQFQLTDYKVRILDGAAGTSAKTRVLIESADGLQRWTTVGVSGNILDASYQAVVEGLEYGLLLRNQVKESVSVAG, encoded by the coding sequence ATGACCTCACCTACTTCTAACCAAATTTGGATCTACGATACGACGCTGCGCGATGGTGCTCAGCGTGAAGGGCTATCGCTGTCAATTGAGGATAAGTTGCGGATTGCCCGAAAGTTAGACCAGATGGGGATTCCGTTTATTGAGGGGGGTTGGCCGGGGGCGAATCCGAAGGATGTGCAGTTTTTTTGGCAATTGAAGGAAGAACCCCTGCAACAAGCGGAAGTGGTGGCGTTTTGTTCGACGCGGCGACCGGGCACAACGGCGGCGGAAGATACGATGCTGCAACCAATTTTAGCCGCCGGCACGCGTTGGGTGACGATTTTCGGCAAGTCTTGGGATCTGCAGGTTACGGAAGGGCTGAAAACCAGTCTGGATGAGAATTTGGCGATGATTCGGGACACGATTGAGTTTTTGAAATCATCAGGCCGGCGCGTGATTTATGATGCGGAACACTGGTTTGATGGCTATAAGCAAAATCGGGATTATGCACTGCAAACCCTAGAGGCGGCGATGGCTGCCGGCGCGGAATGGCTGGTTTTGTGTGATACCAATGGGGGAACCTTGCCCCATGAAATTGCTGACATTGTCCGGGATGTCGTCAAAGCGATTTCCCCCATCCCCCATGCCCCATCCCCCATGCCCAATGCCCAATCCCCAATGCCCAATGCCCCATCCCCCATGCCCAAATTAGGCATCCACACCCATAATGATTCGGAAACGGCGGTGGCGAATGCTTTGGCGGCAGTGATCGCCGGCGCGAGAATGGTACAAGGAACGATGAATGGCTATGGGGAACGCTGCGGCAATGCGAATTTGTGTTCGGTGATTCCGAATTTGCAGTTGAAGTTGGGGTTTTCCTGCATTGAGGCGGAACGGCTGGCACAATTGGCGGATACGAGCCGGTTTATTAGTGAAGTGGTAAATTTAGCTCCGGATGAACACGCTGCGTTTGTTGGGCGCTCGGCGTTTGCTCATAAGGGCGGAATTCATGTATCTGCGGTGGAGCGAAATCCCTTAACTTACGAGCATATTCAACCGGAATTAGTGGGAAATCAGCGCCGAATTGTGATTTCTGAGCAATCTGGGTTGAGTAATGTTTTGGCGAAAGCGCGGACATTTGGGATTGATTTGGATAAGCAAGATCCCCAATGCCGGCAAATTTTACACCGGCTGAAGGAGTTGGAAAGTGAGGGATATCAGTTTGAAGGCGCTGAGGCAAGTTTTGATCTGCTGATGCGGGCGGCGTTGGGATGCCGCAGGCAGTTTTTTGAGTTGAAGGGGTTTCGGGTGCATTGCGATATCGCTGCCGGGGTTGAGTCTTATGCCTTGGCGACGATTAAGGTGGCGGTGAATGGGAAGGATTTGCTGGAGGCGGCAGAAGGAAACGGGCCGGTTTCTGCCCTGGATGCGGCGTTGCGAAAGGCGCTGGTGAATTTTTACCCAGAAATCGCTCAGTTTCAGCTAACAGATTATAAGGTGCGGATTCTCGATGGGGCTGCCGGCACTTCTGCGAAGACGCGGGTGCTGATTGAGTCTGCGGATGGGTTGCAACGCTGGACAACAGTGGGGGTTTCCGGGAATATTCTGGATGCTTCCTACCAAGCTGTGGTAGAGGGGTTGGAGTATGGGTTGCTGTTGCGAAATCAGGTGAAGGAATCGGTGTCTGTTGCCGGTTAA
- a CDS encoding DUF3370 domain-containing protein, protein MLQRKQIPSYILSILAIGLTGGLYFGCAKQDTNSPVTAQTPPPPSYQEIVQPAEVRPLPGQLDTVPMFNSNSPEWVKTPGILLSTFPGNGKKVPSAHLNFPFQGRFDVFVHHQTHTPKDLQTFYLGVILHNPTSTPVTVNVLQAASYLTQDAPYIKLPTYVENPNNTVYAGPGDRAGTDVLQGKRQANFPDKIVIPPNSSRMLMNLPTPVRNLEKPINGRSAIIRLQSSGKVYAASLTMFAPKDAAGKDRAPTLEEWQNLLDTSGLAMPRDKAPSPPEQKGGQLIYGRVAGVASGSLWKAQITDSAGSKDLTLPQPEKPISYPISTLRGGQLGTGQNQTAKMLVRYPDTAYEAHGNYAVEYNLTLPLYNPTNQQKTVTLTLETPLKEDRLSKAGLRFRKPSQDFPFFRGTVRLSYKDEAGKPVTRYVHLWHKTGQVLEPLLTLTMPANSRNNLRVDLIYPPDSTPPQVLTLKTLK, encoded by the coding sequence ATGCTTCAGCGAAAACAAATACCTTCCTATATTTTATCAATTCTGGCAATCGGCTTAACCGGCGGATTGTATTTCGGATGCGCGAAACAAGACACAAATTCCCCTGTAACCGCCCAAACTCCGCCGCCGCCAAGCTATCAAGAAATCGTGCAACCGGCTGAAGTGCGACCTTTACCGGGTCAGTTAGATACTGTCCCCATGTTTAACAGTAATAGCCCAGAATGGGTAAAGACACCAGGGATTTTGCTCTCGACTTTTCCTGGTAATGGAAAAAAGGTTCCTTCCGCTCATTTAAACTTCCCTTTCCAAGGAAGATTTGACGTATTTGTTCACCATCAAACCCACACACCAAAAGATTTACAAACTTTCTATCTCGGTGTGATTCTACACAACCCAACTTCAACGCCTGTCACCGTCAATGTATTACAGGCAGCTTCTTATTTAACTCAAGATGCACCCTATATTAAATTACCCACTTATGTAGAAAACCCCAATAATACCGTTTACGCCGGCCCTGGAGATCGCGCCGGCACAGATGTGTTGCAAGGCAAAAGACAGGCTAATTTTCCAGATAAAATCGTCATTCCCCCAAATTCCAGCCGAATGCTGATGAATCTTCCTACGCCGGTGCGGAATTTGGAAAAACCGATTAATGGCCGGTCTGCAATTATTCGACTGCAAAGTAGTGGTAAAGTTTATGCAGCCAGTTTAACCATGTTTGCACCGAAAGATGCAGCGGGAAAAGATCGCGCCCCAACTTTGGAAGAATGGCAAAATCTTTTAGATACCAGCGGCTTAGCAATGCCACGCGATAAAGCACCCAGTCCCCCGGAACAAAAGGGCGGTCAATTGATTTATGGACGCGTTGCCGGTGTAGCCTCTGGTTCTTTATGGAAAGCGCAAATAACTGACAGTGCCGGCAGCAAAGATTTAACGCTTCCTCAGCCAGAAAAACCCATTTCCTATCCAATCAGTACCTTACGCGGCGGACAATTAGGCACCGGCCAAAATCAGACCGCAAAAATGCTCGTCCGCTATCCTGATACTGCCTATGAAGCCCACGGAAATTATGCGGTAGAATATAACCTAACTCTACCCCTTTACAATCCCACAAATCAACAAAAAACAGTCACTTTAACCTTAGAAACTCCCTTAAAAGAAGACCGCCTTTCAAAAGCCGGTTTGCGTTTTCGTAAGCCTTCCCAAGATTTCCCCTTTTTCCGGGGAACGGTGCGCTTGAGTTACAAGGATGAGGCAGGGAAGCCGGTGACTCGTTACGTGCATTTGTGGCACAAAACAGGTCAAGTGTTAGAACCTTTGTTAACTTTGACAATGCCGGCAAATAGCCGCAATAACCTACGTGTCGATTTAATTTATCCACCGGATTCTACACCGCCGCAGGTTTTAACACTAAAAACCTTAAAATAG
- a CDS encoding sensory rhodopsin transducer, with translation MTKPLGNTRWAIAEGYIPAGSTGPEPQFTSHETACLLNTLDQDAYVEITIYFSDREPAGPYRVTVPARRTLHLCFNSLTDPEPIPLDTDYASVIESDIPIVVQHTRLDSRQSENALLSTIAYAGN, from the coding sequence ATGACTAAACCACTTGGAAACACGCGATGGGCAATTGCAGAAGGTTACATTCCCGCTGGAAGTACCGGGCCAGAACCGCAATTTACCAGCCATGAAACGGCCTGTTTGCTAAACACTTTAGACCAAGATGCTTATGTAGAAATTACCATCTACTTTAGTGATCGCGAACCTGCCGGCCCTTACCGAGTTACTGTTCCAGCCAGACGCACACTTCATTTGTGCTTTAACAGTTTAACCGATCCGGAACCGATTCCTCTCGACACTGATTATGCGAGTGTTATCGAGTCAGATATCCCGATTGTGGTGCAGCATACTCGGCTAGATTCCCGTCAGTCAGAAAATGCTTTACTCAGCACCATAGCCTATGCCGGCAACTAA
- a CDS encoding DedA family protein, producing MLDWITSTINSLGYLGIVLLMFLENIFPPMPSELIMPLAGFTATLGKLKLPYVILAGTVGSVLGALPWYYAGKYLGEDRLKKLADKYGKWLTLSSKDIEKSKQWFGKHGGIAVFFGRIVPAVRTLISLPAGLNNMHFGKFLLYTSAGSALWAALLTYAGYVLGQNYQLVEKFLGPVSKIVVVVLIVAFAIWVIRRRK from the coding sequence ATGCTCGACTGGATAACAAGTACCATCAACTCTTTAGGCTATTTGGGAATTGTTCTGCTGATGTTTCTAGAGAACATATTTCCCCCCATGCCTTCAGAACTTATTATGCCCTTAGCAGGATTTACGGCAACGCTGGGAAAACTAAAACTTCCCTATGTGATTCTCGCGGGGACGGTAGGTTCCGTACTGGGGGCATTGCCTTGGTACTATGCCGGCAAGTATTTAGGCGAAGATCGCCTGAAAAAGTTAGCTGACAAGTATGGCAAGTGGCTGACACTATCAAGCAAAGATATTGAGAAGTCGAAGCAGTGGTTTGGCAAACACGGTGGCATTGCTGTATTTTTTGGTCGCATCGTGCCGGCAGTCCGCACTCTGATTTCACTGCCAGCCGGTCTCAATAATATGCACTTCGGTAAATTTTTACTTTACACCAGTGCCGGCAGTGCCTTGTGGGCCGCTTTATTAACCTATGCCGGCTATGTGCTGGGTCAAAACTATCAGCTTGTAGAAAAGTTTCTTGGCCCTGTTTCCAAAATTGTTGTTGTCGTTCTTATCGTTGCATTTGCTATCTGGGTGATCAGGCGCAGAAAGTAG
- a CDS encoding alpha-amylase family protein yields the protein MKHFWYKNAIIYSLDVETFMDSDGDGIGDFAGLTNRLDYLSGLGITCLWLLPFYPSPNRDNGYDVMDYYSVDPRLGTLGDFVEFMHEAKERGIRVIIDLVVNHTSDQHPWFQAARSDKNSKYRDYYVWSENPPEKPQAELIFPGEQDSIWEYDEQAGAYYLHNFYKEQPDLNISNPAVREEIWKIMGFWLELGVSGFRIDAAPYLIEPYGIDNPDMKQLCSFLPQMREFVAERRGDAILLAEANVAPDKIPVYFGNGDRMQMLFSFLLNQHLFLGLARKEAASISEGLKLLPEIPHTGEWLNFIRHHDELTLDQLSEDERKEIFAAFAPEENMQIYGRGIRRRLPPMLGGDPRYVKLVYSLLLSLPGTPLLRYGDEIGMGDDLSLEGRTSVRTVMQWSGEKNGGFSTAPQEALAQPIISKGEYGYERVNVIDQQRDPNSLLNWMERLIRTRKQYPEFGKGKWRILETDHSSVFAHCCEWENRAIIALHNLADQACTVTIKSNDCKMKHPIEVLADHEYEPLDGDLNSIQLEAYGYRWFRVSSVG from the coding sequence ATGAAACACTTCTGGTACAAAAACGCAATCATTTACTCCCTCGATGTCGAAACCTTTATGGACTCTGACGGTGATGGCATCGGTGACTTTGCCGGTCTCACGAACCGCTTAGATTACCTATCTGGGTTAGGAATAACCTGCCTGTGGCTGCTGCCGTTCTACCCCTCCCCAAATCGAGATAACGGCTACGACGTAATGGACTACTACAGCGTCGATCCGCGTCTGGGAACCCTCGGAGACTTCGTAGAGTTCATGCATGAGGCAAAAGAGCGCGGCATTCGTGTCATCATTGACCTTGTCGTAAACCACACCTCAGATCAGCATCCCTGGTTTCAGGCCGCCCGATCTGACAAAAACTCGAAGTATCGCGACTACTACGTGTGGTCAGAGAACCCACCCGAAAAACCCCAAGCCGAACTCATTTTTCCCGGTGAACAAGATAGCATTTGGGAGTACGACGAACAAGCCGGTGCATATTACCTGCACAACTTTTATAAAGAACAGCCGGACTTAAATATTAGCAACCCGGCAGTTCGTGAAGAAATTTGGAAAATCATGGGCTTCTGGTTAGAACTTGGAGTATCTGGCTTTCGCATAGACGCCGCCCCTTACCTAATCGAACCATACGGGATAGACAACCCGGATATGAAGCAACTTTGCAGCTTTTTGCCCCAGATGCGAGAGTTTGTTGCAGAACGGCGCGGCGATGCAATATTACTAGCTGAGGCAAATGTCGCGCCCGATAAAATCCCTGTGTACTTTGGAAATGGGGACAGAATGCAAATGCTATTTAGCTTTTTGCTAAACCAGCATCTATTCCTCGGACTTGCCCGCAAAGAGGCAGCTTCTATCAGTGAGGGATTGAAACTATTACCGGAAATTCCACACACCGGCGAGTGGTTAAACTTCATCCGCCATCACGACGAACTAACCCTCGATCAACTCAGCGAAGATGAACGAAAAGAAATCTTTGCCGCGTTTGCACCCGAAGAGAATATGCAAATTTACGGGCGGGGCATCCGTCGTCGCCTGCCACCGATGCTAGGAGGTGACCCGCGTTATGTGAAACTGGTCTATAGCTTGCTGCTTAGCCTGCCGGGAACGCCCTTATTGCGTTACGGAGATGAAATTGGCATGGGCGATGACCTCTCGCTTGAGGGCCGCACTAGCGTCCGCACAGTGATGCAATGGTCGGGCGAAAAAAATGGCGGTTTCTCCACAGCACCCCAGGAGGCACTCGCACAACCCATCATTTCCAAAGGCGAGTATGGGTATGAGCGGGTTAATGTTATTGATCAGCAGCGCGATCCGAATTCTTTGCTGAACTGGATGGAACGGTTAATTCGCACGCGCAAGCAGTATCCAGAATTCGGCAAAGGAAAGTGGCGCATCTTGGAAACCGATCACTCAAGTGTGTTCGCGCACTGCTGTGAGTGGGAGAATCGGGCTATCATTGCCCTACACAATCTTGCGGATCAAGCTTGTACTGTTACGATTAAATCGAATGATTGCAAGATGAAACACCCCATCGAAGTGCTAGCAGACCACGAGTACGAGCCGCTTGATGGTGATTTGAATTCTATCCAATTAGAAGCTTACGGCTATCGCTGGTTTCGTGTTAGCAGTGTAGGTTAG
- a CDS encoding Ig-like domain-containing protein gives MPVFNGSVGSDVIQGTPQKDILLSQSGDDFIFGMEEDDYIQGNAAEDHLNGNTGNDTVQGGQGNDLLHGGKGNDHLWGDLGNDTVWGDEGNDSVIGGSSDPVKSQNDAADLLCGYTGSDYINGNAGDDWVNGNENQDTIQGGKDNDTVHGGKDNDYLYGDIGNDRLCGDLGADTITGGEGKDSFVIGLRQDVAGYLSTGGAKISDADWILDFNKQIDEIELIGGIKFADLNIFAGIGEYADHTIIQDKGSSEYLAILKGIDTLNPSEIAIVIEVPAPTPTPGSTPTPEPTPTPGSTPTPTPEPTPTPGSTPIPTPTPEPTPTPGSTPIPTPAPTPTPEPTPEPTPTPEPTPTPGSTPTPTPEPTPTPEPTPTNNPPTDIALSENNVNENSAVGTVIGNFSTTDIDVGDSQTYTLVEDAGGRFSVDNEQIKVADGTLLDFETSSNHSIRVRVTDRAGNTFEKDIVINVNDLNEIPPNNLPVAQADKPFTVVEDTAGISLAISQPTDADGDALTVIINTIPDPTKAVVRVAGTLASVAVNQTLTLAELTALELVPAANAWGSAGTFSYTVADGKGGTDTQTVTVEISPINDAPPVAVDDTTSAVVLSNLLKIPVADLLANDTDVEGNLLSITAVSNPVNGTVVLENEVVTFRANAGVATTNSFSFEYTISDGKGGTDTATVNVSVVSAVELSAVETQTDLPAGAGGFVMSGIEPGDITGYSVSDAGDVNRDGLADVIINSPLAGFTGQSYVVFGKADGTAINLSDVVVGNGGFLININRSLDISTTYAVSGAGDVNGDGFFDLIVGVPSADFNGNENAGKSYVVFGKSNTNAVNLSNIVLENSGFVINGIERNDRAGWSVSDAGDVNGDGLADFIIGASELEGPPFNPADPGKAYLVFGKTDTNAIDLNNLGSSGFIINGINVADATGLSVSGLGDINGDGLDDFIIGVPEDWGLPDTRPVTRSGKAYVVFGKASNTTVNLSDVAAGNGGFVLNGIDPGDSAGVSVSGAGDVNGDGLPDLIVGASHGDPGGVEQAGESYVIFGKSNTTAVNLSDVSAGNGGFVINGIDPLDFSAHRVSGVGDVNGDGLDDLIIGAPLADPGGTGESYVVFGKTDSSVVSLSDVAAGNGGFVINASGIEDHAGTSVSGGGDVNGDGFADLVIGAPYGAERRINLNLPGKSYVIFGGDFTGSVTQQGTTGNDNLTGTTAADVLIGAQGNDTIAGNGGTDVLYGGAGDDILGISDLTFKRLDGGLGTDTLRLDGTFNLDLTTVADIKIAGVEIIDITGTGNNIFTLNVSDLRNLSETTSTLRVLGNAGDVVSGNFAGFTSSSANGFTTYTDGIISLIVQETINQAGVIV, from the coding sequence ATGCCGGTGTTTAATGGGTCAGTTGGTAGTGATGTTATTCAAGGAACGCCACAAAAAGACATCTTACTTTCACAGAGTGGAGATGACTTCATTTTTGGAATGGAAGAAGATGATTATATTCAAGGTAACGCCGCAGAAGATCACCTCAATGGCAACACCGGCAATGATACAGTGCAAGGCGGTCAAGGCAACGATCTGCTCCACGGAGGAAAAGGAAATGACCATTTGTGGGGGGATTTGGGAAACGACACAGTTTGGGGAGACGAAGGTAATGACAGTGTCATCGGTGGCAGTAGTGACCCAGTAAAGTCACAAAATGATGCTGCAGACTTATTATGTGGCTACACCGGCAGCGACTATATCAACGGCAATGCCGGTGATGACTGGGTCAACGGCAATGAAAACCAAGATACAATTCAAGGCGGTAAAGACAACGATACCGTTCATGGTGGCAAAGACAATGATTACTTATATGGAGATATTGGCAACGACCGGCTGTGTGGGGATTTAGGTGCAGATACAATCACAGGGGGAGAAGGAAAAGATAGCTTTGTCATCGGTCTTCGCCAAGACGTAGCCGGATATTTATCAACCGGCGGCGCAAAAATCAGCGATGCCGATTGGATTTTAGACTTCAACAAACAAATCGATGAAATCGAATTAATTGGTGGGATAAAATTTGCCGACTTGAATATTTTTGCCGGCATCGGAGAGTATGCCGACCATACAATTATTCAAGATAAAGGAAGCAGTGAATATTTAGCCATTTTAAAAGGGATAGACACCTTAAATCCCTCTGAAATCGCAATCGTGATTGAAGTGCCGGCACCGACACCAACACCAGGGTCTACTCCCACACCAGAACCGACACCAACACCAGGATCTACTCCTACACCAACACCAGAACCGACACCAACACCAGGCTCTACTCCCATACCGACACCGACACCGGAACCGACACCAACACCAGGCTCTACTCCCATACCGACACCGGCACCGACACCAACACCAGAACCGACACCAGAACCGACACCAACACCAGAACCGACACCAACACCAGGCTCTACTCCCACACCGACCCCGGAACCGACACCAACACCGGAACCCACACCTACTAACAACCCACCGACTGATATCGCTTTATCAGAGAACAATGTTAATGAAAATAGCGCAGTCGGCACTGTGATTGGGAATTTCTCGACAACAGATATAGATGTAGGAGATTCCCAGACTTACACCCTTGTTGAGGATGCCGGTGGACGCTTTAGTGTTGACAATGAGCAGATAAAAGTTGCAGATGGCACCTTATTAGACTTTGAAACCAGTAGCAATCACAGCATTCGGGTGCGCGTCACAGATAGGGCCGGCAATACTTTTGAAAAAGATATTGTCATTAATGTCAACGATCTCAATGAAATCCCCCCGAATAATCTGCCGGTGGCACAAGCCGATAAACCTTTCACCGTTGTTGAAGATACAGCCGGCATTTCTTTAGCAATTTCTCAACCGACTGATGCGGATGGAGATGCGCTCACCGTTATTATTAATACCATTCCTGATCCCACAAAAGCTGTGGTGCGGGTGGCAGGAACACTCGCTTCTGTGGCGGTCAATCAGACTTTAACATTAGCTGAGTTAACGGCTTTAGAATTGGTGCCGGCAGCGAATGCTTGGGGAAGTGCCGGCACGTTTAGTTATACGGTAGCTGATGGCAAAGGTGGCACGGATACTCAAACGGTGACAGTGGAAATTTCACCAATTAATGATGCGCCACCTGTTGCAGTGGATGACACAACATCGGCTGTAGTGTTGAGCAATCTCTTAAAAATTCCGGTAGCTGATTTGCTAGCCAATGATACGGATGTGGAAGGAAATCTGCTCTCAATTACAGCCGTATCAAATCCGGTGAATGGCACAGTGGTTCTAGAAAATGAAGTGGTGACTTTTCGAGCCAATGCGGGGGTGGCAACAACAAATTCGTTTTCCTTTGAATATACGATATCGGATGGCAAGGGTGGTACGGATACAGCAACGGTGAATGTGTCGGTCGTCTCGGCAGTGGAGTTGAGTGCGGTGGAGACGCAGACTGATTTACCTGCCGGTGCCGGGGGTTTTGTCATGTCTGGCATTGAGCCGGGTGATATCACTGGCTACTCAGTCAGTGATGCAGGTGATGTCAATCGCGATGGACTCGCTGATGTGATAATTAATTCTCCTCTGGCAGGTTTCACTGGACAATCTTATGTGGTATTTGGGAAAGCTGATGGCACTGCGATTAATCTCAGTGATGTCGTTGTCGGTAATGGTGGCTTCCTTATCAATATCAATCGTTCCTTAGATATTAGTACCACCTATGCAGTCAGTGGAGCAGGGGATGTTAACGGTGATGGGTTTTTTGACCTGATTGTTGGTGTTCCCTCTGCTGATTTTAATGGGAATGAAAATGCTGGAAAGTCTTATGTAGTTTTTGGCAAGTCTAATACCAATGCCGTGAACTTGTCCAACATTGTTCTTGAAAATAGTGGCTTTGTTATTAACGGCATTGAGCGTAATGATCGAGCCGGCTGGTCAGTCAGTGATGCAGGAGATGTCAATGGCGATGGTCTTGCTGACTTCATTATTGGCGCAAGTGAGCTGGAGGGGCCGCCGTTTAACCCGGCTGATCCAGGAAAAGCATATTTGGTATTTGGTAAGACTGATACCAATGCAATTGATTTGAATAATTTGGGGAGTAGTGGCTTTATCATTAATGGCATTAACGTTGCGGACGCTACCGGCCTTTCTGTTAGTGGCTTGGGTGACATCAATGGGGATGGATTGGATGATTTTATTATTGGTGTACCTGAAGATTGGGGACTGCCAGACACTCGTCCTGTTACTCGCTCAGGAAAAGCTTATGTCGTGTTCGGCAAAGCGAGTAATACCACAGTTAATCTAAGTGATGTCGCTGCTGGGAATGGCGGTTTTGTCCTTAATGGTATTGATCCAGGAGATAGTGCCGGCGTTTCAGTTAGTGGAGCCGGAGATGTCAATGGGGATGGTCTGCCTGATTTAATTGTTGGTGCGTCTCATGGCGATCCAGGAGGAGTGGAGCAAGCTGGAGAATCTTATGTGATATTCGGCAAGTCAAATACAACTGCGGTGAATCTGAGCGACGTGAGTGCAGGAAATGGTGGCTTTGTCATCAATGGTATCGATCCATTAGACTTTTCTGCACACAGGGTCAGTGGAGTTGGGGATGTCAACGGTGATGGATTGGATGATCTGATTATCGGTGCTCCTTTAGCCGATCCTGGAGGAACTGGAGAATCCTATGTCGTGTTTGGCAAAACAGATAGTTCGGTGGTGAGTTTAAGTGATGTAGCTGCCGGCAATGGTGGCTTTGTTATTAATGCCAGTGGTATTGAGGACCATGCCGGCACTTCAGTCAGTGGGGGAGGCGATGTGAACGGGGATGGCTTTGCTGACTTAGTTATCGGCGCTCCTTATGGGGCCGAACGAAGGATCAATCTTAACCTTCCTGGCAAATCCTATGTGATATTTGGGGGGGATTTCACCGGCAGCGTCACCCAGCAAGGCACAACCGGCAACGACAACCTCACCGGCACCACCGCCGCCGATGTCCTGATTGGCGCTCAAGGCAATGATACGATAGCCGGCAATGGGGGCACTGATGTGCTTTATGGTGGTGCTGGGGATGACATTCTCGGCATCAGCGATCTCACCTTTAAACGCCTTGACGGGGGTTTAGGAACCGATACCCTCCGTCTTGATGGCACATTTAATCTTGATTTAACCACCGTTGCAGATATCAAAATTGCCGGGGTTGAAATTATTGATATCACCGGCACTGGCAATAACATTTTCACGCTTAATGTCAGCGACTTACGAAATCTTTCTGAAACCACAAGCACCTTGCGGGTTTTAGGAAATGCCGGTGATGTTGTCTCTGGTAATTTTGCCGGCTTTACCAGTAGCAGTGCCAATGGTTTTACAACTTACACCGATGGAATTATTTCACTGATAGTGCAAGAGACGATTAATCAAGCCGGTGTTATTGTCTAA